The Acinetobacter sp. SAAs474 DNA window TTCAGGATCATTTTTCCTGATGATGTCATCACTCTTCTAGTGATTTGCAATTGCTATGCCAGCGTATAAAAAAATGCCGGCAAATTTAAAAAAAATATTTTAAGATACTGATTTAAATTAATATTTACTTTTTTATTCTAAAAAAAATAAGGTTTTTTTATCCTGAAGCACAACATGATTAGAAAAATTGTAAAAAAAAATAATGTTTTGTCAGTAAAATCAATAAGACTGAACAAAAATAGTGCATATTGAGATGAAATAAGCACTGAATCTTAACGCTAAGATCATGCAATCTCCCAACCATGACAGTCAATCATGACTCATTTAGTGATGAATTGAATCATCATTAAAATAACAAAAATACTACTGACAATTGCATCATTAGGATTCATCTTCATGATTAAAACCAATTAAAATTTAAAAAAAATTAAATAAGATATTGATTATTATAATAAAACAATTTTGCATAACATTTTATTTACCAAGATCAATTTATTTTTTATGAAATATTTATGTAATAAAACTTTAATTAGCGATAAAATCTTGGCTTTTTCGTCATATGCAAAAAGAAATCGGATTTCTTGATCATTTTATTATTATGAGGCTCTCCATGATAAAAACACAGAAAGTTGCACTGGCAATCTTGATTCAGGCTATTTTCATAACCCCAGCTTTTGCCAGCGAACAAAGTGATGCAAAAGGATTTATTGAAGATGCTGAAGGCTCAGTTTTATTCCGTACTGGTTTTATTGACCGTGATCTAAAAGGTGTTGACGCAGGTAAAGATACACGTTCTACAGCACAAACTGCGATTTTTGATCTCAACTCTGGCTTTACTCAAGGTATCGTCGGTTTAGGCATCGGTGTGATTGGCGACTGGTCATTTAAGTTAGGCAGCAATCATCATGCTGGAAATCAAATGATCCCAATTAAAAATAAATTAGCAAATAATGAAGTAGAACCTTATAACCAATGGACACGTGGTGGTGCAAACATTAAGGCACGTTTTTCAAATACCACCCTGACTTATGGTACACAAGTACTTGATATTCCTATATTTGCTAGTAATACTGCACGTTTAGGGCCAGAATATTTTACTGGCGTATTGGCCACCAGTCGTGAAATTAAAGACCTAGAACTCATTTTTGGTAAATTTACCAAAGACCAAATGTCTGATCAGATTTCAACCGATGGCAATGACTTAAAGCGTGCTTATGTTTGGGGTGCGAAATATAAAATCAATGATGCGGCAAAAGTGTCATATTATGGGCTAGACAGTAAAGATCGCCTTAAGCGCCACTATATTAATACCAACTATCAACAAGCCTTGGCCAACAATAGTAGCTTAACTTACGATTTTAGTGGTTACTATACCAAATGGAATCGTGAAGCCAATAATCGTTTATACTCTTATATTGGTTCAGCAGATGATAGCTACCATAACTCTATTTGGGCGGTCTCTGCGACCTATGCCACTGGTCCACATAGTGTGATGCTTGCCTATCAACAAAACGATGGTAATGTTGGCTATGATTATGGTCAACATGCAGATGGTTTCCAAAGTATTTATTTACCAAACTCTTATATGTCTGACTTTATTGGTAATAAAGAAAAATCTGCACAAATTCAATATCATCTAGATTTTAGCAACTATGGTATTGCTGGTCTAAATTGGACTTCAGCTTATGTATATGGTTGGAATATTCACACGAATACAGCGACCGAAGAGGGTGGAAAAGTTATTTATCGTAGACCAGGGATAACAAATGCCAAAGAACGTGAATTCTTTAACCAGCTAAAATACACGGTACAAAGTGGCTTTGCCAAAGATGCCAGCTTACGTTTACGTTACTCACATTATCGTGCAGATAAAGCCTACAGTGAGAACTATTTACCAGATACCAATGAATGGCGTATTTTCTTAGATATTCCGGTTAAATTATTTTAATTTTTAAGTCCGATTTTATCTCTGAAATAAAAAAACCTGCACATGCAGGTTTTTTTATTTCAATCGAATGCCACCACAATTAAATGATAGCGATATTCATTATTGTGCAGCAGCAATTGCTTTTAATACTTCTTCTTTAGCGACTTCTGAACCTTCCCAACCGGTAAGTTTTACCCATTTTCCTGGCTCTAGATCTTTATAATGTGCAAAGAAATGCTCCACCTGTTGAATCAATAAAGGCGGAAGATCAGTATATTCTTTTACATCTTTATATAATGGTGTTAGTTTTTCATGCGGCA harbors:
- a CDS encoding OprD family outer membrane porin; protein product: MIKTQKVALAILIQAIFITPAFASEQSDAKGFIEDAEGSVLFRTGFIDRDLKGVDAGKDTRSTAQTAIFDLNSGFTQGIVGLGIGVIGDWSFKLGSNHHAGNQMIPIKNKLANNEVEPYNQWTRGGANIKARFSNTTLTYGTQVLDIPIFASNTARLGPEYFTGVLATSREIKDLELIFGKFTKDQMSDQISTDGNDLKRAYVWGAKYKINDAAKVSYYGLDSKDRLKRHYINTNYQQALANNSSLTYDFSGYYTKWNREANNRLYSYIGSADDSYHNSIWAVSATYATGPHSVMLAYQQNDGNVGYDYGQHADGFQSIYLPNSYMSDFIGNKEKSAQIQYHLDFSNYGIAGLNWTSAYVYGWNIHTNTATEEGGKVIYRRPGITNAKEREFFNQLKYTVQSGFAKDASLRLRYSHYRADKAYSENYLPDTNEWRIFLDIPVKLF